The genomic window GCACCATCTGAAAAGGGCCCATTTGCTAGAGATATGAACCAAGCCATCGGCTGAAGCAAGCCAGCTGATTTAGGAAGCTGAGTCAAGGATTTACCTGCAGTTTTTCCTTCCAAATTTACTGTAGCAAAGGAAGGTCTTTTTAAAGTACTTGGCATAGAAAGAGATTCCACATGCTCGCCATCGTGGTTCATGGCCATTAGCCCATTTGGCTGGCCCTGAACAGAGTTTTGAATCAAGGTATTAATCAAGGTGGCCGAGCTCCAGGAATACTGCTGGTCATCTAGACTTTCTGAGCCAGCAAGGCAGTCCTCCAGGTCTCTGGGAAGACTTGATGTACTTGAATGGCCAATTAATGAAGCATTTGGAATAGGAGATTCCATGGGGACAAACACAAAGTTTACATCAGCACTGCTCTTCATGGAGGAGCTGCACATTCTGTCCTTGACACAGAATGGACCAAATTCAACATCTCTGCCTGGGCCCAAAATGCTTTCCATTAAAGAAACACTGGGGCTGGACATGTACTGTAATACTGAAGTTTGATCTCCCTGCTCAAGTAGGTTTATAGGGATTTTTTCAGCATTGTGCCAGCTTTGCTGACCAGGGCAAGAGGTTGCACTCTTCTGGGCTATTTGGTTTTCTGAAGATGGACACAATATCACATACCCTTCTTCCCCATGAACTAGATCTTCTTTTACTGGGGATGGGGAATACTTGAAGGTCTGGTGCCCTTTAAATGTTAGGGATGGAGGGGCAGAAAGGATCAAGCTGACCCCAGTCATAGATGTAGCTTGGTTCTTGGTAAGAGCATTCAAGTTCAGGGACACTCTCTGGCTTTTCTTGGTTTTCAAACATTTCTTTCtgttgggagaaaaaaaaagtactggaTTTTATTACTGTGATCAAAGCTATTAACCCAGATGTTAGTTTCACCAACAATTAAAAGGAAGAATGGTGTGTTGAAATGCATTGGGGTTGAATAGGTTTTAAACCATGGCATATTGTAAGCTAGCAGACCTTGAAAGGGAAGCTCTGCTGCTACTGGTTAGAACCCATTTTGTGGTAAAAGCagcaaaactaacaaaaaaaaagtcctccATAGCGAGAAATGGAGTCTTTTAGATCTCTTGTTTTCTGCTGGCATAAAAGGAAGAGCAATTCTCAAGGTAAACTTAGCTCACtttggagaaagcaaatgttcaTGCAGATTCACTTTGTTACATAAATAAGAGTCTCCTTGAATTATAAGTAAGACttttgaggagaggaggagaaagaaaaaaggaaacttAACAGgtcattaaaaatttttttaataaaaatttctTGAAAATTAACAAAGACAGAATGTAACCAGTTGCTAGAGTCCAAACATTTCACTGGTCACTGGGGTTCTTTGAAAGTGGTCGAACAGTTGGTATATTGGACTGTGGATAAACAAGACTACCCACTGCCCATAGACGAATGGTGTCCTCATACAGAAGATAATCTATAGGCACTTTGACCTCGGGAGAACCAGAAACCTGGAACAAAGATCTCTGTTCACAGGATTGGTGTTTCCAATAATGCTAAATTTATTAAACACAAAAATAGGGTGTACATAGCAAGTTCCACTTCCATGGTAAACCTTAAACAAGCAGTCTGTAGCAAACTAAAAAATTATCCTTAGCAGCACAATAGATCCCTCAGCACAGGGAAGTCATTTCAGACAAAAAAAATACTACACACTGTTCAGCCAGAGAAAGATCAATCACTTAATTCTGAAGCTGAAATATATGATCAGACTTCTACTGTATAAGCAGGCTATTCTCCTTGGTGGTATCCCCATGAGTCCTCCCAGGGCCTTTTCCAAAAAGAAACTAGGTCGTAAGCCTGGGAGTAGAGCCAAGTGATTTTCTCCCTCCATGGAGGGGGAAAAGCATCTCCACGGGTTCTTGCACCAGAGAACACAAATAAAGAACAAGCAGGCAGACCAAAAAGTACACACTCACTGCAAGTCTataccactagatgtcactgctgACATCaagacaaataaaaaaacaaaccacaaacaaACCAACCCAATACACACAGCCTACTAACTACCACCCACTGTTTTCTATAGGCAGAGGGTAAAGCATGGCTCACTTGGGACTCGCATCACAGAAACAGAATGTGAGGAACCCAATGGTTCCTTATAGGGTTACCATCTCTCTCCCACCACTGGTGTTTTAACTTATTTCTTGTGGTTCCCGCTCTTTGATGAGCGGTAGGAAGGCTCTTTAAAACTCTGTGCAGATGTTGAATGAACTGTATTGAAGTTTGGGTAATTCTCGGAACTCTGGGTGACATAATTTGCTTAATATTCAGAAACAATGTTTTGTTTCTTCTCATCGTTTTaaccccctgaggaagcccaatGGGGCAAAACATTTGGCCTTTGTCGGGGGAAGACATTTTAGGCATCAGCACTGGTTGCTGCGACACGTTTGCTAAGGATCGGCTTTCACGTAGAGACAAGACAATACCTGCAAGTCCAGGCATCAGCATTGGCTGATATAATAAGCTTTGCTAAAGACTTTTTTTAGTCAGAGTTTCATTTATTCTGACATTTAGTATTTTTCATATCATATATTACCTTTTGTATTAGAGATTACATCAGTTTGATATTTGGAGTATTTTTGTATATTGTTTTCAATTTAGTGTATactttaataaaataaagaatagctGACGAAACTTTAGGAGGATGATTTTTCATTAGTGTTTTGTACagcaacatttatttttcttatgaAGTTTTGAACACTAATTCTTTGTGTTTGCCTGTTATTTCTTCTTTACcacacgcacacatatacattggtcctgggagaattctgcacaaattgttactcctgggggaatttatAAGCATTAGCACAGTGCAAAATTTGCACAGAATATGGCatagaagatgaaggcccccacgGGACGTGCTCCACTCGCAGCgtagatgaaggccctggtgagtgAATgcgtgtataagagagagagagagagagagaatgaaaaaaaggGATCGTATGTATAGGAGGGTGCTGGCctttgtgaagggattgtgtatgtgtgagagagaacttgtgtgaaggggtgcctgagagagacataggtagcctgtgtaagggtgtatgcatgagaaagaaagggagcttgtatgggtgtgtgtatatatatatatatatatatatatatatatatatatatatatatatatatacatacacacacacatacatacatacacacacacacaagagagagggccctgtatgagtgagagagtgagggagcatgtgtgagagaaagagggacagagggagcttgtgtgaggggcaGAACTGAGAACagagtcaaactctgggagtggaaggggttgagcctagaggtggaggggagaaatactggcaggtggaggaattggggcctgagagggcaaagtagcCAGAAGAATAGGGAAGGGACACtctttacagtgaatttctaggaaattctgctcaaaatatttaaaattctgcatctctcagtaataacttttctgaattaatttaaaatgtaattacttaaaaagactgtcatgtaaattgtgttatgttgaccaatataaagtttgcagaagtttaagtttttgtgcgccgAACTCCCCCAGGAGCAGATAGCAGTCAAACATGAATATAGattgaattaaatacattttattgtatttgatgtGGATTTTATTTAGCTTTTATGTATGACAAACTACATGCTAtgtatttgaaaattaatttattgtaaaatcacaaagattatttatataccatcaatctgGGATACAAACTAATAATAATCATCATCAAGAGTCCAATTCCATAAATCATTAAACCCCTTTTCCTAAAGGCCATGCTTCCTTTCCCATCTTTcacagaaaatttttttttaacactcacACATTACATACACACTCAAGGCacctaatggagaaattacttacctgataattttgttttccttagtgtagacagatggactcaggtccaatgggtatagtgtactcctgatagcaattggagactgatcagatttcaaatCTGACGACAACCCccgtacatatacccctgcaggaagtgcagctcttcagtattcttctcgaaaagcattgtggatatatatatgactgaataatttgaataacttgattaactttataacttggctaACTTAATAAATTTCAACCGGTtcaattggttatagctggagaccgccagtgccctcaactgagaaacgtcgacacccgataggatgggtgtcctagccgaaggaagcatggcttacccgtgaatcccatgagtaacggcagccatgggtgggatgctgagtccatctgtctacactaggggtgtgcattcattttcgccataatggcaatccacaacatatatgcccctattcgttatatttgtggggaggcaaaacgcatcgcgactccccatgaatataactTATCAGTTTCAACTGTTGTGTGGCACACagcgcgcgcttttcttcgccatTTGCAATCAAAGGACGCCATTTCAGTGTATccactatccagagccaaaaaccagccctttcctgtgagtcatcagtgactcacaggaaagggtcggacaggttggcacggatcccggaatgcagcgtatcagcgcttacattttgtgaaatgcactgaatgcagccaatcgcactgtcattcagtgctcggtgaccattttcctgatgacccagcactatatatacttcagCACGAGGCaagccacgcactttctttgcaggggtggtgtggagAGGTGGTCTTTGTGGAAGAAGGCTGCAGTGagagctagctaggctagttagtaaaaagaaaaaaaagctatttattctttatttggctgcagtgcctgtgccagctagccccgtttgtgttttaagcagtttattatttaggtgatctgagacagtctctctgtgccaggaagagaagctgctagcagtgccattttttttccattcaccctctaggctaggctgcaagcaagcaccatttgggtgttgtggctgggagagatattcaattttgctagaatttgcattggaaaatatatttcatcgattttcctgctgtgccaacaattccagcttttttaaactgagttaactcactcagtctctctgtgccctgggcttcagtgggcagtttaacagactgaactttattattgggactgTCTGTGccgtgaaatccccagtctgtctcttttgtgcttacaagcaagctgcgtctGTGTGCGCACCACACACGTTatattagtgcatagcaaggcactgtgacagtgggcaggcagtaggcactaggcagtgacattaaatccataatgtcagggaaagctagatgttgtcaagtgattgggactggcaaaggaggcacttcaaaaaaagacactagtgccactccccTATTAAAGTTAAAAGggacctgtcgcaatctaaactctttggaggggcaggcagttccatccagaaaaaaaatgaaatctgaccatgatgcattgccatcgccaccacctgtttctggccctttagttttggaggtgagggaaggggaggctgagtcatgccagacaaaatgtcgacacccaaaaagcagcagggggacagaagtcttgactaacacttagcgttgacaatgtagcgcagtcactgtttgcttctgattcatatgaagaatcatcttatttgggattctcatcagaataGCTGACGAaactttaggaggatcagttagtcctgtcttagcctccacttcagtgcagcagggaagagatggaactgatgaggaagaggaggaggaagagcagtcagcgcaggcacagagggtgactgaggcccctggcattgcttctcagagtgcacccactacctcagctccagtgccagcatccacccccaaggctttagagaagggaggatcacgaaagacatctgcaatctggagcca from Rhinatrema bivittatum chromosome 3, aRhiBiv1.1, whole genome shotgun sequence includes these protein-coding regions:
- the LOC115087662 gene encoding protein FAM171B-like, coding for MDSRHHAMFLLVILVGTVLLLLAASVLFICYCRKKCLKTKKSQRVSLNLNALTKNQATSMTGVSLILSAPPSLTFKGHQTFKYSPSPVKEDLVHGEEGYVILCPSSENQIAQKSATSCPGQQSWHNAEKIPINLLEQGDQTSVLQYMSSPSVSLMESILGPGRDVEFGPFCVKDRMCSSSMKSSADVNFVFVPMESPIPNASLIGHSSTSSLPRDLEDCLAGSESLDDQQYSWSSATLINTLIQNSVQGQPNGLMAMNHDGEHVESLSMPSTLKRPSFATVNLEGKTAGKSLTQLPKSAGLLQPMAWFISLANGPFSDGAPVGKKDLNNITSLDSGVDVIELQVRQDSEEVVKKGVDPGEFIRGLRSQEDPSGSEWDASRLVIEEGNGNIRLMGGLGRDQSGTELQIAHKEAAMKLNEAHRRSKRSLWQKREERPLMGIN